One Narcine bancroftii isolate sNarBan1 chromosome 3, sNarBan1.hap1, whole genome shotgun sequence DNA window includes the following coding sequences:
- the LOC138756970 gene encoding uncharacterized protein — protein MDERENATMWKTVLLTLKAKDLPVSRWKATTCTVVPKWMMTLGPVLLWKHCRPHKVNPLVDQVELRHANPQYAFVTFPDGREDPVATRDLAPAGCVNNAEETQMSTDQQGAQQQSLEQTSIESPQRTIPPTPEIRTMGTSAPQNITTLDLMAGPNTIQEDPQTTWPSSTSHSHTSTKKGRKEDRTPHPYTTTKEVQKATEATKNFGLMNLQTREGRQRRGGVGDNNF, from the exons atggacgaaagggaaaatgccactatgtggaaaacggtcctcttgaccttaaaagcaaaagacctgcctgtttcTAGATG gaaagccacgacgtgCACAGTggtgcctaaatggatgatgacactgggacctgtactcctctggaagcactgcagaccccacaaagtgaacccgctggtggatcaagtagAGTTGAGGCACgcaaaccctcagtacgccttcgtcacattcccagatggaagagaagacccggtggccaccagggatcttgcgccggccggatgtgtgaacaacgcggaggaaacacagatgtctacggatcaacaaggagcacagcagcagtcactagaacagacgtccatcgagtcaccccagaggactataccacccaccccggaaatcaggaccatgGGTACgtccgccccacaaaatatcaccaccctagacttgatggcaggacctaatacCATACAAGAGGATCCTCAGACCACATGGCCATcgagtacttcccactcccacacctccaccaagaaaggccgaaaggaagaccgcactccccacccctataccactaccaaggaggtccagaaggcaacggaagccacgaaaaattttggacttatgaacttacaaacaagggaaggaagacagcggagggggggggtgggggataacaatttttaa